A part of Macaca mulatta isolate MMU2019108-1 chromosome 12, T2T-MMU8v2.0, whole genome shotgun sequence genomic DNA contains:
- the FAM237A gene encoding protein FAM237A, which translates to MADPGNRGGIHHPLSFTCSLLIVGMCCVSPFFCHSQTDLLALNQADPQCWESSSVLLLEMRKPRISNTVSGFWDFMIYLKSSENLKHGALFWDLAQLFWDIYVDCVLSRNHGLGRRQLAGEEEKISAAQPQHTRSKQGTYSQQLRTSLLKKKELIEDLISMHVRRSGSSVIGKVNLEIKRK; encoded by the exons ATGGCTGATCCTGGGAACAGAGGAGGGATCCACCACCCCTTGAGCTTCACCTGCTCCCTGCTCATTGTGGGAATGTGCTGTGTATCTCCTTTCTTCTGCCATAGCCAGACAGACCTGCTGGCTCTTAACCAAGCTGATCCTCAGTGCTGGGAATCCTCCTCAGTGCTTCTCCTGGAAATGCGGAAGCCTCGCATTTCCAACACTGTTTCGGGCTTCTGGGATTTTATGATCTACCTGAAGTCATCTGAGAACTTGAAGCATGGAGCACTGTTTTGGGATCTGGCTCAACTCTTCTGGGACATCTATGTGGACTGTGTGCTCTCTAGGAACCACGGCTTAGGAAGGAGGCAATTggctggagaggaagagaaaatctCAGCAGCACAGCCACAGCACACAAGGAGTAAACAAG GTACATATTCTCAGCAACTAAGGACCTCCTTACTAAAGAAGAAAGAGTTGATTGAAGATTTGATAAGCATGCATGTGCGTAGAAGTGGGTCTAGTGTTATTGGAAAAGTGAACCtggaaataaagaggaaataa